From the Anaerobaca lacustris genome, one window contains:
- a CDS encoding winged helix-turn-helix domain-containing protein, whose protein sequence is MQKDELFELVIDAFAELATLHAAAAATADRVWSALAEHDDASSEGVFSGNLPRECSRQHRLIIDATTFTVKWRDQSCHLGPTILFKLIRRLARRPERFLTSDTLMEDVWERRCSDTAIRSAIKRLRLALHDAEMSEVAAAIRARGKCYGLLLNDIDL, encoded by the coding sequence ATGCAAAAGGACGAGCTCTTTGAATTGGTTATCGATGCGTTCGCCGAACTGGCGACGCTGCACGCGGCTGCCGCCGCAACGGCCGACCGGGTGTGGTCGGCCCTGGCTGAACACGACGACGCCAGTTCCGAAGGCGTCTTTTCGGGCAATCTCCCCCGTGAATGCTCGCGGCAACATCGCCTCATAATCGACGCCACCACGTTCACCGTCAAGTGGCGCGACCAGTCCTGTCATCTCGGCCCCACGATCCTCTTCAAGCTAATCCGGCGATTGGCCCGCCGTCCAGAGCGATTTCTAACCAGCGACACGCTCATGGAGGATGTGTGGGAACGCCGTTGTTCCGACACAGCCATCCGCAGCGCCATCAAACGCCTTCGTTTGGCCCTGCACGACGCTGAAATGTCTGAAGTGGCCGCTGCGATCCGTGCACGGGGCAAATGCTACGGCCTGCTCCTCAACGACATTGATCTTTGA
- a CDS encoding type IV toxin-antitoxin system AbiEi family antitoxin domain-containing protein: protein MMTQENPSQLTPALRLVQKLAAEGYRIFSTEDVRGMAPEVGLSAGYVVQALHHLVRTGWLVRLRKGLYTLSSAVPGISPAHEFEVAMALVSPAAISHFSAMHHYELTEQIPHHVFVTTTSDQSAPRGAGAGYRVGNTTYQFIRIRPERYFGTETVWLGEARVTFTDMARTLIDGLMMPQYCGGIAEVMHGFEVARDRLQLDQMIGYALRLDHATVKRLGWVLEQTGFERSALTVLQEVEVTGYTKLDASGSREGPYNRTWMIQENFSGKVRA, encoded by the coding sequence ATGATGACACAAGAGAACCCATCACAACTGACACCGGCATTACGACTCGTCCAGAAACTGGCCGCAGAGGGGTATCGCATCTTCTCAACGGAGGATGTGCGTGGGATGGCCCCGGAAGTTGGACTGTCGGCGGGGTATGTGGTCCAGGCTCTCCATCACCTCGTGCGGACAGGCTGGCTGGTACGTCTGCGCAAGGGCCTGTACACCCTCTCTTCGGCGGTTCCCGGCATATCACCCGCTCATGAGTTTGAGGTGGCCATGGCCTTGGTAAGCCCCGCCGCGATCAGTCATTTCTCTGCTATGCATCACTATGAATTGACTGAGCAGATACCGCACCACGTGTTCGTCACGACCACGTCGGACCAATCCGCGCCGCGTGGCGCCGGAGCGGGATACCGCGTAGGCAACACCACCTATCAGTTCATTCGCATAAGGCCAGAGCGGTACTTTGGCACGGAGACGGTATGGCTGGGTGAAGCGCGAGTCACGTTCACGGATATGGCTCGAACGTTGATTGATGGCCTTATGATGCCGCAGTACTGTGGTGGCATCGCCGAGGTCATGCATGGGTTCGAAGTGGCCCGAGACCGGCTCCAGTTGGACCAGATGATCGGGTACGCGTTACGGCTCGATCATGCCACGGTCAAGCGATTGGGCTGGGTGCTGGAGCAGACAGGATTTGAACGCTCCGCGTTGACCGTGCTGCAGGAGGTAGAGGTAACCGGGTACACCAAACTCGACGCGAGCGGTTCGCGCGAAGGGCCATACAATCGAACTTGGATGATCCAGGAAAACTTCAGCGGAAAGGTTCGCGCGTGA
- a CDS encoding nucleotidyl transferase AbiEii/AbiGii toxin family protein, with product MGWAVLERDYLLSWILAAIGDYEPLRETLVFKGGTALKKCYFGDYRFSEDLDFSGLPGVPSGQKMEAAIDAVCQSATKMIDEYAPVRIQWERYTEKDPHPGGQEAFAVRAQLPWQRQPQTRAIVEIALDEKVLLPPCRRAVIHDYGEPIEVDLQVYTLEEIIAEKLRAILQHQEKLEERGWARSRARDYYDIWRILGAYQDRLDLTGFAQLLREKCGIRGVGFQAAEDFFGNKMLAYVERTWDQWLGNLVPHLPACETVMGQLRPQIVSMLASD from the coding sequence ATGGGATGGGCGGTATTGGAGCGTGACTACCTTCTGTCGTGGATTCTCGCGGCCATCGGGGACTACGAACCGTTGCGGGAGACATTGGTTTTCAAAGGTGGAACGGCGCTGAAGAAATGCTACTTTGGTGACTACAGGTTTTCTGAGGATCTGGATTTCTCTGGCCTTCCAGGGGTGCCTTCGGGCCAGAAAATGGAAGCCGCAATCGATGCTGTATGCCAGAGTGCTACCAAGATGATCGATGAATACGCTCCCGTGAGGATTCAATGGGAGCGCTACACAGAAAAAGATCCGCACCCCGGTGGGCAGGAGGCCTTTGCCGTCAGGGCCCAATTGCCTTGGCAAAGACAACCCCAGACACGGGCCATCGTAGAAATTGCCCTGGACGAAAAGGTCTTGCTCCCCCCGTGTCGCCGGGCGGTCATTCATGACTACGGCGAGCCTATTGAGGTGGACTTGCAGGTCTACACCCTTGAAGAAATCATCGCTGAAAAACTACGCGCGATTCTCCAGCACCAAGAGAAGCTCGAAGAACGCGGCTGGGCTCGGTCCCGAGCGCGCGATTACTATGATATCTGGCGTATACTTGGAGCCTATCAGGATCGTTTGGATTTGACCGGCTTCGCGCAACTCCTGCGAGAGAAATGTGGGATTCGTGGGGTCGGTTTTCAGGCAGCAGAGGATTTCTTCGGTAACAAGATGCTGGCCTATGTCGAGAGGACATGGGACCAGTGGCTGGGCAATCTGGTTCCGCACCTGCCAGCGTGCGAAACAGTGATGGGCCAGCTTCGTCCTCAGATCGTGAGCATGCTCGCGAGTGACTGA
- the hisA gene encoding 1-(5-phosphoribosyl)-5-[(5-phosphoribosylamino)methylideneamino]imidazole-4-carboxamide isomerase: protein MDVIPAIDLRDGKVVRLIQGQYDKQITYRDDPAEQARQFCTDGARWLHIVDLDGAKAGRPVNTATIETIARLGLLKIEVGGGLRDESSIAQLLDMGVTRVIIGTKAVSDFDWFSRMAEKFAGRIVLGLDARGSMVATHGWLEDSRQTVLEFAARADELPLAAIIYTDIAKDGMLTGPNIERTQALAQAVKTPVVASGGVKEVDDIRKLNPIGVAGVIVGRSLYEGTLTLPDAIAAAR from the coding sequence ATGGATGTGATTCCAGCGATCGACCTGCGGGACGGCAAGGTCGTCCGGCTGATTCAAGGACAATATGACAAGCAGATCACCTACCGGGACGACCCCGCCGAACAGGCGCGGCAGTTCTGCACCGACGGCGCCCGGTGGCTGCACATCGTCGATCTCGACGGCGCCAAGGCGGGCCGGCCGGTCAACACCGCGACCATCGAGACCATCGCTCGGCTCGGCCTGCTGAAGATCGAAGTCGGCGGCGGCCTGCGCGACGAGTCCTCCATTGCCCAACTGCTGGATATGGGCGTAACGCGCGTCATCATCGGGACCAAGGCGGTCAGTGACTTCGACTGGTTCAGCCGGATGGCCGAGAAGTTCGCCGGCCGGATCGTGCTGGGCCTCGACGCCCGAGGCTCGATGGTCGCCACGCACGGCTGGCTCGAAGACAGCCGGCAGACCGTGCTCGAATTCGCCGCCCGGGCCGACGAGTTGCCGCTGGCCGCGATCATCTATACCGACATCGCCAAGGACGGCATGCTGACGGGCCCGAACATCGAGCGAACCCAGGCCCTGGCTCAGGCAGTGAAGACCCCTGTCGTCGCCTCCGGCGGCGTCAAAGAAGTGGACGACATTCGCAAACTCAACCCCATCGGCGTCGCCGGCGTCATCGTCGGCCGTAGCCTTTACGAGGGCACGCTGACCCTCCCCGATGCCATCGCAGCCGCCCGGTAA
- the rbsK gene encoding ribokinase — protein sequence MRPGTGGKTIVREQVRIVVVGSSNMDLVVKAPRIPLLGETVLGGEFVMVPGGKGANQAVAAAKLGAEVCFVARLGDDLFGQRSRANFEKEGVHTKYVTSTPGTASGVALIAVDPAGNNVIVVAPGANSRLSPDDVRRAQRDIASAGAVVAQLEVPVETVECAAQIAGEAGVPFILDPAPAQKLPPDLLKRVTVLTPNETEAQILTGMEVSDEVTASLAAEWLLSSGVGAVIVTMGAKGFLLADGTTREFVPAAPVRAVDATAAGDAFTGSLAVGLAQGQSLREAAMFAGRVAALSTTRMGAQSSMPTRQEVDAFRSTMELD from the coding sequence ATGCGCCCTGGTACAGGAGGCAAGACCATCGTTCGCGAACAAGTGAGAATCGTTGTCGTAGGCAGCTCGAACATGGACCTTGTCGTCAAAGCGCCTCGGATCCCTCTTCTTGGCGAAACGGTCCTCGGCGGCGAGTTCGTCATGGTTCCCGGTGGCAAGGGCGCCAACCAGGCGGTCGCGGCGGCCAAGCTCGGCGCGGAGGTATGCTTCGTTGCTCGTCTCGGCGACGACCTGTTCGGCCAACGGTCGCGGGCCAACTTCGAGAAGGAAGGGGTCCACACGAAATATGTGACCTCGACGCCGGGGACAGCCTCGGGCGTGGCGCTAATCGCCGTCGACCCGGCCGGCAACAACGTGATCGTGGTGGCGCCCGGCGCCAACAGCCGGCTGAGCCCCGACGACGTGCGGCGAGCGCAGCGCGACATCGCCTCGGCCGGTGCGGTGGTGGCGCAGTTGGAGGTCCCCGTCGAGACGGTGGAATGTGCCGCGCAGATAGCCGGTGAGGCAGGCGTGCCTTTTATTCTCGATCCGGCGCCGGCGCAGAAGCTGCCGCCGGACCTGCTCAAGCGAGTGACGGTGCTCACACCCAACGAAACCGAGGCCCAGATCCTGACCGGGATGGAGGTGAGCGACGAGGTGACGGCGTCCCTGGCGGCCGAATGGCTGCTGTCGTCGGGCGTCGGGGCCGTGATCGTGACGATGGGGGCCAAGGGCTTCCTGCTGGCCGACGGAACCACGAGGGAATTCGTCCCGGCGGCGCCGGTGCGGGCGGTGGACGCCACGGCAGCCGGGGACGCCTTTACGGGCAGCTTGGCGGTCGGCCTGGCGCAGGGACAGTCCCTTCGTGAGGCGGCGATGTTCGCCGGCCGTGTGGCGGCGCTATCGACCACGCGGATGGGGGCGCAGTCCTCGATGCCGACCCGACAGGAAGTGGACGCATTTCGCTCCACGATGGAACTGGACTGA
- a CDS encoding sugar ABC transporter substrate-binding protein, translated as MSHSNRWIVKVLAVAMMILVVASGGCRKKDDRPTVALVMKSLANEFFKTMEEGARAHHAEHKDQYNLEVRGIKDETDVTQQIAYVELMMAQGVDAIVIAPADSKALVAVCKKAMDAGIVVVNIDNKFDDEVLRDKKVRIPFVGPDNRKGARLAGVYLATRLNPGDKVAIIEGAPNAYNGIQRKAGFEDAMIGSSMNIAASQTGYWETDKAQPIASALINEHPDLKALLCANDSMALGAVAALRDAGKSDDIYVVGFDNIAAVQRLLKEGRILCTVDQHADKLALYGIQYALDILAGKATPADKETPVDLVTAEML; from the coding sequence ATGAGTCATTCGAACCGATGGATTGTGAAGGTGCTCGCCGTTGCCATGATGATCCTGGTTGTGGCCTCCGGCGGGTGTCGCAAGAAGGATGACCGGCCCACTGTTGCCCTTGTGATGAAGTCGCTGGCCAATGAGTTCTTCAAGACGATGGAGGAAGGGGCCCGAGCACACCACGCCGAGCACAAGGACCAGTACAACCTCGAAGTGCGAGGGATCAAGGACGAAACCGACGTGACGCAGCAGATCGCGTACGTCGAGCTGATGATGGCCCAGGGCGTCGACGCGATCGTGATCGCGCCGGCCGACTCGAAGGCCCTCGTTGCGGTCTGCAAGAAAGCGATGGACGCCGGCATCGTCGTGGTCAATATCGACAACAAGTTCGACGACGAGGTGCTTCGGGACAAGAAGGTCAGGATTCCGTTCGTCGGGCCAGACAATCGCAAGGGGGCCAGGCTGGCCGGCGTATATCTGGCGACACGTCTGAACCCCGGTGACAAGGTTGCCATCATCGAGGGCGCGCCGAACGCCTACAACGGCATTCAGCGCAAGGCGGGGTTCGAGGACGCGATGATCGGCAGCAGCATGAACATCGCAGCCTCGCAGACCGGGTATTGGGAGACGGACAAGGCCCAGCCCATCGCCTCGGCCCTGATCAACGAGCATCCGGACCTCAAGGCCCTGCTGTGCGCCAACGACAGCATGGCGCTGGGGGCGGTGGCGGCGCTGCGCGATGCGGGCAAGTCCGATGACATCTATGTCGTCGGCTTCGACAATATCGCCGCCGTCCAGCGTCTGCTCAAGGAGGGCAGGATTCTCTGCACGGTGGACCAGCACGCCGACAAGCTGGCGTTGTACGGGATTCAATACGCCCTGGATATTCTGGCGGGCAAGGCGACGCCGGCCGACAAAGAGACTCCCGTCGATCTCGTTACGGCCGAAATGCTCTGA
- a CDS encoding sugar ABC transporter ATP-binding protein yields the protein MESSANDVLLSVTGIDRAFPGVQALSRVCVDLRAGEVHALVGENGAGKSTLTRIIAGIETPDAGEMYLDGQAYRPGGRRQAEAAGVRMVMQELNLISNLSVAENIFIERLPSRLGFIGYKALNRAARDAMDQVGLSQIDPSTPVVSLGVGQQQMVEIAAGLSRRCRVLALDEPTASLTDSEVELLFAQINRLKADGVGILYISHRIEEVLQIADRVTVLRDGTVVATRVAAELDTDSVIRLMVGRDLDPDALSPGGQRGALALRVAGLRAGERVRDVSFDAYRGEILGVAGLMGSGRTETMRLIFGADRREAGDIYLHGSDEPAPIRRPRDAVRLGIALLTEDRKEQGLFLPLPIRANVSITRLKGVSTLGWLDGARERAVAEKHVGSLDVRCSSSEQAVGQLSGGNQQKVVIAKWLYRDCDILIFDEPTRGIDVGAKFEIYRMLATLARQGKAILFVSSDLKELMAISHRIMVLSAGRVAGTFARDGWSEEQIMSAAFSEYV from the coding sequence ATGGAGTCTTCTGCAAACGACGTCCTGCTGTCCGTTACGGGTATCGACAGGGCCTTCCCCGGCGTCCAGGCGCTGTCGCGGGTCTGTGTCGATCTTCGCGCCGGTGAGGTGCATGCTCTCGTTGGCGAGAATGGGGCGGGCAAGAGCACTCTGACGCGGATCATCGCCGGGATCGAGACGCCCGATGCGGGCGAGATGTACCTGGATGGCCAAGCCTACAGGCCCGGCGGCAGGCGACAGGCGGAGGCGGCGGGCGTTCGCATGGTGATGCAGGAGCTGAACCTGATCTCCAATCTGAGCGTCGCCGAGAACATCTTCATCGAACGCCTTCCCAGCCGGCTCGGTTTCATCGGATACAAGGCTCTCAACCGTGCGGCCCGCGATGCGATGGACCAGGTGGGGCTTTCGCAGATCGATCCATCGACGCCTGTTGTCTCTTTGGGAGTGGGGCAACAGCAGATGGTGGAGATCGCCGCCGGGCTGTCGAGACGGTGCCGCGTGTTGGCGCTCGATGAGCCGACCGCTTCGTTGACCGACAGCGAGGTCGAGTTGCTCTTCGCTCAGATCAACCGACTCAAGGCCGATGGGGTTGGGATTCTGTATATCTCGCATCGGATCGAGGAGGTGCTTCAGATTGCCGACCGCGTGACCGTGCTGCGCGACGGCACGGTGGTCGCCACCCGCGTCGCGGCGGAACTGGACACCGATAGCGTCATTCGCCTGATGGTGGGCCGCGACCTCGACCCGGATGCGTTGTCGCCCGGCGGGCAGCGGGGGGCTCTGGCCCTTCGCGTGGCCGGTCTGCGGGCGGGAGAAAGGGTCCGCGACGTTTCCTTCGATGCCTATCGCGGCGAGATTCTCGGTGTGGCGGGGCTGATGGGCTCGGGCCGGACCGAGACCATGCGGCTGATCTTCGGGGCCGACCGCCGCGAGGCCGGTGACATCTACCTGCATGGCTCCGATGAGCCGGCGCCGATCCGGCGGCCTCGTGACGCTGTCCGGCTCGGAATCGCATTGCTCACCGAGGACCGCAAGGAGCAGGGATTGTTTCTGCCTCTGCCGATTCGGGCCAATGTTTCGATCACTCGTCTGAAGGGGGTCAGCACGTTGGGTTGGCTGGACGGCGCCCGCGAGAGGGCGGTCGCGGAGAAGCATGTCGGGTCGCTGGACGTCCGCTGCTCGTCGTCCGAGCAGGCGGTCGGGCAGCTCAGCGGCGGCAATCAACAGAAGGTGGTGATCGCCAAGTGGCTCTACCGCGACTGTGACATCCTGATCTTCGACGAGCCGACGCGTGGGATCGACGTCGGGGCCAAATTCGAGATTTACCGTATGTTGGCCACCCTGGCCCGGCAGGGCAAGGCGATCCTGTTTGTCTCATCCGATCTGAAAGAGTTGATGGCGATCTCCCATCGGATCATGGTACTCTCGGCCGGTCGCGTGGCCGGGACATTCGCGCGCGACGGCTGGTCCGAAGAGCAGATCATGTCGGCTGCCTTCAGCGAATACGTCTGA